GATTTCCATCAGTGACGAGAACAACCTGACAAGCCGTTGTGTTTCCCCACTCTGCCATAACAACATTGTTGACCCCATGAAGTGCGGTCTCTATGCAGGTCTTGTCGCATTCCTCAATGTTTACTAGCTTTGATCGGATGCTGTCATAATCCCGCGTAAAGGGTGAAATGACCTCATAAAGCGAGGAGAAAACCACCTAAATATAAAGCGGATAGAAATATCAAAATCAATCAACAAATTTTGGTACTGAACGGCGCCAGATTTTCACTTACCAAAGCAACAAACTCGAGCTTGGAATTAACTTGCAGGTAATCAATAAGTGCATTGATTCCTTGAACTGCCAGATGATGTCTGGTCAATTGCTCACCTTGTAAGCTGCTGTCATTAGCCCCTACAGATCCCACCACCGGACGCCTCATAGATAGAGAGACGTCCAATGCGATTACTGTCGGCATTTTGTATTTACACTATAAAACACAAATTTATCTTGTTCTTCGTCTTCCCGGCTGTTCGCAATCATACAAGTAGGGTAGGCGCCAAAACCAAAATCAGGTATAATCTTGATACAGTGTCATGACTCTtgcgataaattattttatatcactGTCAACCCTTGAGATCACAGCATCACAACTTGCTCATTGCATTCTAAATGGGCCTataacgaagagaaagaaaacaaaattaggCCTTAACAACACATTACACGGTTGGGAAGAGGTTAGAGTGTTTACAGTCTTCAGTTCAGGTAAAGTTATGTTTCGGCAAAAGCGGCCAACCTCCGAATTTCTCATCGATCAGTAACTCTTGTTATCCAAAATAACTAGGTATCGTTAGTCTATTTGAAAGTCAATGCTACATTTATCAAATACGATTTAAAGCCTCACGATTGAACCCTAAATGTCCAAGTTCTTGAGTCGATAAGATACGTTGGTTAAACCGGTTGAAATTTGTAGGTTTTGTTAAACAATCTTTGCATGCTACAATTGCAGCAGTGCTCTACTGGTAATTCaaacctttttttcgaatatattcCAGTCTACcaagtttgagaatccacttATTATACATCTTCTTTCAGTCCTATAATCAACCATGAAGAACTGTATTCACTGGATACTGAAAGTCAATCGCTCATCAAGCTTGAAGACAGTAATAAGAACATTGTATAGCTTTcctgaaaatgatgaaagttATAGTAATAAATTTGGAAGAGATCCCACCAAGCTGCAACATcgattcataaaatttttggaaGATACTTTGAAACTAAACACAAGCCCTactagtgaaaaaaataacaaagagcCAGTAAAGAATCTAAGGTCTGCAAATTGGGAGAATTCAGCATACAGACCCACAATTCTCGAGCCTGTTTTTGAACAGATAAACGAGTTCCGCTACTGgaataatagaataaaatataagccATATTTTGATCATCTTGATCAAGATTGCTGTGATCTTGTGAATGCACTTAGTGCCATTGAGATCTTGCTTCTATTAAATAAGCTGGCTGAAATGTTTCCCTCCAGGCTTCAAAGGTTTAATTTCTATGACCAGTCCATGTCAATATTACAGAATATTTTTAACTCGTCTACAGAACCCcacaaaataataaatcttCTATTTCTACTGAGCTGGCAAAGAAAGAGAACGGCAATTAATATGCAGAATCTTGTGAACAATCTACAAAAGATTGATGAACTTTCACTCACTGCACAAGCTATTTTATGTGTGGCCACATTTAAGGCAGGCGTACGACTCACAAATGATAAACTTCAAGCAGTTGAAAACTCCATTAATAGAAACTGGGATATTTTGATAAAAGACAAAGGCCTTTTAATTTGCCTTATAAAGGCTCTTAGACTTGCAGGACCTTCACGGAACTTTTCCTTTGAGTTCctaaataagaaaattttggATAGCGAAgaagaatataatttatattttgccACACCAATTATGGCATTATACGCATCTACTTTTACACATGAGCAAGAAGTCCTCGATCGTCTAATTGGAGACTCCGTATCTGACATCAAAAAAGACATTGTTTCCCAAAAGCAAACTGGTGTAATAAATGTAAGGAATAAAGACATCAGTAGACTTCTTTGGACAGCTGGAAGGCtcaattataaattcactGAGCAGCAATTTGACGTAATAGAAGGTATAATAGATGATAGATGGGATGAGATGATAAAAGAACACAGCTTCATTAGTTTGCTTCTGTCTCTGTGGATCCTCAACTCCAAAAACATTCATAAAGTTTGTATTTGATCAAAAATACTAATACAGTTTAATGGAAAAGAGAtatggattttcttttctattacAGAAGATCAAATACTGCattcgagaaaatatttttttctgcctAAATGtcatgagtgaaaaaaaaagacttgaaTTACTTTTGCGATGCGTGAAAATTGAAGCcccagaaataaaattaccgtCGCAATTAATGCTATCACAAAGGATAATACCGaataaaaagagcaaaaaactCTCTTCGATGTATGAGCTTCTTATGAGTCTCGTGTCTTActctgaaatgaatgaaaccaAGATAGAGTATCCTATTTCAGAATTAAGGATTTGCGGGATTAGCACGAAACACAAAACGCTGGGGTAAGTGTGATCAAAGatattctttaaaatttttcatagctcattcatttctgaaaattcaactGTAGTTGGATTCACGTGGATATGCTGAACAACGACACATGCTTCAGGGGTAGCAGGAAACCACATGGGTTAATGTCTCTAAAGCTCAGACTGATCAAGAAGCTTGGGTTTCACTCCATTCTAGTGAGTTATTAAAATGTATACATTATTTAATTCAGAGATAAAATTCAGTATCATCACCCTCtcctttgataattttcagctcaatgaagagagagatagcaatttggaattgaaaattaattttatacggGAGAAAATCGATAGCTTGGTAAAAGAATCAACATTTAAAATCTAAGTTTGACtttattatcaataaatcATGATGGTCTCAAGACTGGAGAAATGATGTTGGAATAATCAAATATATAAAGATCCATCGGCAGGTCCTAAGTATCGCATGGAAATCAGGATCACATCAATCAATGTCCAGACCCCAAGACCTCCAAAACTGAATAGCTTCCCTGTTCCTTCTTGCCAGTGTCCCAAGTAGAACCTGCAAAGAATGAAGTTGATTCGTACTTCACATAGTATGACTTTTGGTAAGCTTTATCTTATGTTCAGAGTGAGAATAATGCATTTCATTGTTACCTGTCAGCGCCAAATCCTCCTAAAGTAACGCTCAGTATTAATGCAGTCGACCATCGGTACCCTCCTGTCCAATTACAGGGTAGATTCTTGAGGAATTTTCTCCTTCCAAGACATAAGATCTCACTGTTTACTGTGCAGTTTGTTCTACAACAAACAAATGATATCCCATGATCTATTCattgtgaatgaaaaaaatattgtaaagGTACCGGTAGTGCTGCTGAGGTGACGCAACAGAACTGCAAGTCGCTTTCTGGTGGCATCGATGCTCCCAGTGTTCTGTTTGATAGCAGTAAcggcatatatattttttttcaaaggtccTTTCACCCTggaaaattaaacaattttttccattgaaaACAGCAAAGCCTTCACCTTGAATGTGAACTCAGCGCCTCATCCATTTTTGACAGGCCTCATATACCTACAATACACTCGACCTGATCCAGAACGGTGCAGTTGGCAGTGTAAGTATCTCCATAAACGCATTGTAGATTTGTATCACATTTCAAGCAATCTCCACCTAATTCTGAACATTGTTTTTCTAGTACACAATCTGCAGGAGTATCTTCCTGCAGAAAATGAAATCGTTATGAGAAAAACTTATAAGCTCAAGTGAGTTTGTAGGAAAACATGTGAGCAGACTCCCAACCTTTTTCTGACTGTATGGCAGCGTCAAATTCAGATTACGTTTTCCTCTTTCATGGGCCACGTAGTCAACCATTCCTCCTGGcaggaaaaaatgtttcatgTGAAATATTGCCACATCAAAATAATGGTAAACAAACCAGCTTACCCATTTGAGCTTCTCTCACCGTGCTCAAAAGCAAGGATAGGATGATGTAAAACACATTTCTAGAGTTTATTCTAACAACATTCATTCCGGATGTActgtaaaaatgaattctgtgttgctatttttaaataacacagaattttttttaaacactgAGGGTATAATTCAACGTGTCGCCTCCCTAGTGCAGAAAGTTAGAATAGCGATTCAAATTTAAAGCAGCCTTTGATCTCAAGATACCAGGAGATTctgatttgtatttttctgaCAGCTAACCAAATCACAAGCCAAACATAGGACTACATGAGACATTCATCACTTCAATCATCAATGAACCCCATTGGCTAACTGAGATCTCCTAGTTTCCTCCTCATACACCAGTTGATAAGCTAAACCGTCAGCTGATTTGAATCTGACGGATGTTTACTATCCGCGTAGTACACCAGAAATAAATATCGCCGTTGTGTGCTGTAGAGTGTTGGTGACAGCAGCAGTAGCCACTGTGGTCTTTGtattatgattgaaaaaaagctATTAATTAACCAGTTTTCAGTGATTATATAAAACGAACAAACCGGCATTTAGCTTCGTTCCATAGTTCAGAATCAGGTTGAAATAATGTCAAGGTCTCGGAGGTCGACGTTGTTCGCATATATCAGTTatggtgaataaaaatagttACCCATCCTCGCGAGCACGCGAAGTATCCACGATGCTATCGCCTGTAATCTTAGCCGTAATCAAACTTAAACTACGATATTGAACCCCAAAAAAGGCAACCAGGAGAGCGACCAAAATTCTGGACAGTCATAAAATCATCAATTGAAACACATATACCAGACAAGACCTCGACTATAAATGACATCCAGGTTAACCTGGCACTCCTAATATGTTTATCGTTCATGAGACAGAATTatacttttaattttaataccAGCAATATGCCTAGTGACAGCCAGGATACTCAACTCCTGGATTAAATTGACTAGAATCGCAATAACCACATCCAACGATAAACAAGTAACCAAAAGTGACAATGAATTCTAAGGAAGACAACAATGGACAAAATCACAGGACAGACAACAGAGATACCAGGGTTGAAGGACCAAAACAACAGGAGACGAATGACAATAGATCTACCCAAAGAACTGAGGGAAATCCGAGGCAGGTTGCCAAGATTCAAAATATACTTGCCACAGAGCAATTTAAACTCAACAACAACATTGGCGAAGAAAATGGAGATGAGAATATTCCTCTAATGTCTTCAAATGGCCCTCAAAACTCACAAGAAAATTGTTCTGTGGTAACTGCAGGACAAGAGGTTCTGGATGCTTCATACTCAGAGATGCTTTCTACTAACATGCACTCGATGAATACAAATATACCTGGAAATTATGTTCTGGTTTATGCCAAGACATCGTCATGTACAGTCCCAAACTTTTCTACAACAATAAGTGAGAATGGGTCAAAGGAAGATACGGACATGAGGAACAATGTAGACTATGGAtctggaattgaaaaatgtccaCCAAAAGTTGCATGTGGCACTGATTCAACCTCTGAAAGTATTCCTATATGGAGTTCAAGCTCTTTTGTGCCCAACAGAGGCATGAACAATATTGGTAGCAGTATTGGATCTACTAGTCAAGGAACCTGTTGTTTCTTGAGACCCAATATCAATGGTAGTAGAGAAGTTGCAGGACCTAGTGGACTTCAAAGGGTAAGTTTTCAGAAGTATGAGAAAATACAGTTGATTCAAACAGGTACAATGATAATGCTGATATGATTCTTCTC
This region of Athalia rosae chromosome 7, iyAthRosa1.1, whole genome shotgun sequence genomic DNA includes:
- the LOC105689575 gene encoding uncharacterized protein LOC105689575, with translation MKNCIHWILKVNRSSSLKTVIRTLYSFPENDESYSNKFGRDPTKLQHRFIKFLEDTLKLNTSPTSEKNNKEPVKNLRSANWENSAYRPTILEPVFEQINEFRYWNNRIKYKPYFDHLDQDCCDLVNALSAIEILLLLNKLAEMFPSRLQRFNFYDQSMSILQNIFNSSTEPHKIINLLFLLSWQRKRTAINMQNLVNNLQKIDELSLTAQAILCVATFKAGVRLTNDKLQAVENSINRNWDILIKDKGLLICLIKALRLAGPSRNFSFEFLNKKILDSEEEYNLYFATPIMALYASTFTHEQEVLDRLIGDSVSDIKKDIVSQKQTGVINVRNKDISRLLWTAGRLNYKFTEQQFDVIEGIIDDRWDEMIKEHSFISLLLSLWILNSKNIHKKIKYCIRENIFFCLNVMSEKKRLELLLRCVKIEAPEIKLPSQLMLSQRIIPNKKSKKLSSMYELLMSLVSYSEMNETKIEYPISELRICGISTKHKTLGWIHVDMLNNDTCFRGSRKPHGLMSLKLRLIKKLGFHSILLNEERDSNLELKINFIREKIDSLVKESTFKI
- the LOC105689577 gene encoding TM2 domain-containing protein almondex, with amino-acid sequence MNVVRINSRNVFYIILSLLLSTVREAQMGGMVDYVAHERGKRNLNLTLPYSQKKEDTPADCVLEKQCSELGGDCLKCDTNLQCVYGDTYTANCTVLDQVECIGERTFEKKYICRYCYQTEHWEHRCHQKATCSSVASPQQHYRTNCTVNSEILCLGRRKFLKNLPCNWTGGYRWSTALILSVTLGGFGADRFYLGHWQEGTGKLFSFGGLGVWTLIDVILISMRYLGPADGSLYI